The sequence TGATTTGATCAATGGGGTTTCTAAAGAAACCAACCTACTTGCGATTAATGCAGCCATTGAAGCAACTCATTCGGGTTCAGAAGGAAAAGGATTTACTGTGATCGCTGATGAAATTGGTAAGTTATCAACAATGACTGCAAACAATGCAAAACAAATTACAAAGATCCTTAAAGAAAACGTAAGTGATTATGGAAAAGCAGAAAAATTGGGAATCGAATCAGGTAATGCCTTCCAATTTATTGCAAATGAAATTCATATTGTCCACGGTACAATTGCAGAGGTCATCCAATCCATTCAAGAATTAAAATCAAGAGGTGGTGCAATCCTTTCCAAAGCAAAAACTCTTGATGATGTAGCAGAAAGAGTAAGAGATACCTCTGGTGAAGTCTACGGCGAAATCATTACGATCCATACGAATTTAGAAGACATTCAAACATTATCTGATACCATCCAAAAAGAATGTGAGGACATTCGTGACGGGCAACAAGATATTTTCCAACTGAGTGCTACGATGAAAAAGAAATTAAGTGAAATTTCAAACGAAACAAACAATTTTTTTTAGTTTACCAAAATCTAAAATTTTATCAATTCCTTAGAAAAAACCAAGAAGAAATAGTAGACCGAGTGTTCTATGGAAATTTACCTTGTGTTTATGAGACACAGGGAAATTCTTCTGGAATACAAAGTCCATCCATTATGGCAATTTTTAGAACAAACTTACGGGTTCGAACAAGCCTTTCGCATGTTCAAACCCTATGAAGGTGCAAATATTCTACCGAGACTCGTAGACAAAAATACGATGGTGGTTTCTATGCCACTGATTCTATCAAACACGAATTATGTGGGCACTCATTTCGGTGGATCCCTTTACTCTATGTGTGATCCCTTCTTTATGTTTTTATTAATGATGAATCTTGGAAAAGATTATATGGTTTGGGACAAAGGGGCAAAAATTGATTTTGTCAAACCAGGAGAAGGTACGGTTACTGCCACCTTTCATATTCCCAACAGTGAATTTGAAGATATCAAAGAATTCTTAAAAAAAGAGAAAAAAACCGTTCGGACCTATGAAACCGAAGTGGTTGGTGAAGATGGGAAAACTGTCGCCAAAATCACCAAGGATTTATACATTCGAAGGTTGGTTTAAGTATTTAAAATTGAATTCGGTTGTTCGCATCAAACTGAGACCTGGGCAACCGAAATTCTAATTTTGATCTAGATTTTAGTCGGATATAGGATGCTCCCTTAGGGCATTCTCCTGTCCAACTATATCCTAGTTTCGATTCCGTAAATAACTCTTGTTTAATGAGAGTTCGATCAGAGTTTAAAAATAAAATTTCAACTACTGGACTTCTGTTGTTGGTTTCTAAATAAATTTTCCCTGACCTGGCAGATCCATATTCTGAAAGTTTCCATTCCCAAACCTTCCCGTGGAATTCATATTCAAAGTTAGGCGCTCTTGGTGGTAATGTAGCTGCCGTTTGGAATTCTTTAAGTTGAGTTTTTCGAAACTCAGAACCAATTCCAAAATCCCAGTACCTTTGCGAATAAAATAAAGCGTAGTTTAGAGGAAGACCCACAGAAAGGATCAGGAGCAAAGGAGAAAACCAAATGGTTTTTCTCAGTTTATCAAAAGAAAGAGAATACCCTGTTCCTTTTTCACCAAAAAGGATTAAGTAAAAACATAGAAAGGCACCATCAGAATTTTGAAATTGAACTCCAAAAAAAAGCGGCAAAACTAGAAGTAAGGTTTGTTTCCAAAGCCCTCTCTCCCAGAGAAACAATCCGATATAAAATAAAAATACAATGGCACCTAAAATTCCCAAATCATGCACCAACCAAAGATAAAAATTGGGTGGGAAGTCGATGAGAGGACTAGATGTTTTTGTACCAATGCGAAAGGGGTCAAGCATCGCCAGTGGGAAAGATCCAATTCCATTTCCCAACCAAGGATTGTTTTTGATTCCTTCCATACAAATGGTAAGAAGTTCTGCTCGGACAACATCCATTCTTTTTAGTGCCAAATATGGATCCGATTTCCAAACAGGGATAGCGGTCATAGTTCTTTTGGATAACTCAACAAGATCCCAATCTTTTTGTAAAAAACTAAGTCCATACAAAGTAAAAAAACCAACTATGGGAATTAAAAAATACAATCCAATCCTAGTGATTCTTTTTTTTGTAATGGATACAATCCATAAATCGGTCGTTAGGTGGATCATCCCAATGGCAATGGAAATTGTCCAGATAACCCAAAACGCTTTTCCCTGTTTTAATCCAAGCCAAGTGACAAAAAAGAAAGTGAATATGGTTAGAACCAAACTAAATCTTTCTTTGGATTTACGCCAAGTATTGACAAGTTTTGAAATCCATAATAAAGAAAGGACTGGCAAAATCCAGGAAGCAGAACCTGAGTCTTGTAAAAGACCTGTTGTACGGCCCGCACTCACACTTTCTAAAGTTCCTTCGGAAAAAAATTCCAAACTCCAAACAAATTGGATACACATCACAAGTAAATTGATACCAAAACCTACAAAAATCCCGAATCTAAGTTGTTCCGACAAACTATCCTTAGATGGTGTAGGCATAGATCTTTCTTCTGAAAAAAGATATAATATTACAAGTGAAACTGGAACTAAGATTTTACAAGAAAGGCCCATAGCCTCCCTTGAAGAAAGAGATGGAAAATACAAATACTCTTGGATTCCCAGTCCTGTTACCAAACCAAGACCTTGGTATTGGAAAAAACAAAGCACAATGAGGATTAAAAGAAACAATATAAAACCAAAATAAGTAGAATACCAAATAGGAAGGTTGGATTTGCCCGTGGGATTGCGGATCATCCAGTCGGTTAGGATTTGATCGGATTGTTTAGGTAAGGCAATTTCATTTCTACCGAGAAGGACTAAAATGAATTCCCTAGTCCAAATTCCTAAAATGGCTCCTAAAAACAAACCTACCAACTGGTAGGAACCCAACATCGGCAATCCTGAAAGATACGGAAGGCGTAAAAACGTAAACACTCCCAGAGCGGTAAAAATCCTACCCCATTTCCTCTGGTAGAATTGAGGAAAAAAACCAAAAGCAAATTGTAAAAGAAAAGATGGATAGAAGGAAGGTCCGGGGACAGGTTCCACATACCTGTGGAGGCTCCATAAGGAGAAGGTACAGAAAAAAAAGAAAAGGAGGTCAGAAATCGGTAACGAACGAAGGCGGCCTAGAAAACTCACGATAGAAAGAGTTTAGTGGCTTACGTGGTGAATCAATTGTAAAATTTTATGAAGTGGGAGAATTCGAGATCGGTTTTGAAAAAAGAAATAAGGACTCTCTTAGTCCAGAGAATCCACATCCATTCCAGTAACTGGGTATGCAGATAAAGAATCCATACGGTATCCACCAGCACGGTTACGGCTCTTCGCCATTTGTTCCGCAAATTCCACAGTAAATCTTGTCCACGGGATGGCTTTGAGCCTTGCGAGTGGAATTTTTTTCTTCGTTCCTTCGCAAATCCCGTAGGTTCCGTTTTCAATCTTTTCTAACGCAAGTTCGATCTCACGTAGAGTTTCAATTTCGTTTTCAGTCAAAACAGAAGTTAAGGCCTCTGAATTGAGTTCGGATGCGATATCGGCAATATCACCCATCTCTTTCAATCCAGAAGGAGAACTGGTGTCTTCCCACTGATTGAGTTTGATTAAGAGGGACTCTTTTTTCTCTTGGAGGAGCTCTCGCACCTCTTCAATGAACTTTTTGTCCACTCCCTTCTCTGACGATGAAGATTTTGCAGCTGGTTTAGGCATCTTATCCCTTAGACTTTGGTTTCCTTGTGATCCGTATGTGATTTGCAAAATTTGCAATATTTTTTAGTCACAAGTTTTTCCGACTTAGTCTTCTTGTTTTTAGTCTGGAAGTAATTTGACCGCCCAGGTATCGCACATGGGACACAGGTTAGTTTTATGATTTCTCTCATAATTTATGCCATGACGTACCGACCCCATATATAGTCAATCGACAATAGAGGGTTTTTTCTGTTCCTTTCTGAAATAGGTAGCAAATAGACTTCCCAGAAGCGAATGGGTCAAACTCGATAAAGCACTAGGAATGGCGGTGTTCGGGTCGAGAAAATGGGTCCTGGCGAGCACGGCCCCAAGCCCCGAATTTTGCATCCCTACTTCGATGGAGATGGTTTTGGACGTTTTTGCATTCTTTGTCAAATACCAACTAAAAATTCCACCAAACCCAAACCCACCTAAATGCAAAAGGATCACTGCAAAAAAGATTCGAAAGTCAGAATTTAAAATGGTTTCTTTCCCACTGGCAATAATCGAAGCCACGATCATTGCAATCAAGAGTACAGAAAGTACGGGAAAAAAATCCTGAACTTCTCTGGTAAGTTTGGGGAAAAGGGATTTTAAGAATAATCCTAAAGCAACGGGAACTAAAATCACTTGGAAGGTTGTAAACACAAGTCCCAACCGGTCAATCTCCAATCGACTGCCAATAAGAATCGCAACAAGAAAGGGAGTCATTAAAATTCCAAGGATAGTGGAAACAGAAGTTAAGGTAACACTTAAAGGCACATCTGCTTTGGATAAAAATGTGATTACATTAGAGGCCGTTCCTCCGGGACAACAAGAGACAAGGATAAGTCCCACAGCAAAGGCTTGCGGTAGTTGGAACAAATATCCGAGGGAATATCCAAGGATGGGCATAATCGTATATTGTAATACAGTTCCAATAAGAATTGGTTTTGGTTGTTTTAAAATACGAATAAAATCTTCTGCTTCCAGAGTGAGTCCCATCCCAAGCATAATGGCACCGAGACTATACGTAATCCAAGGACCTTGGAACCAAATGATTTTTTCAGGAAATACAAAACCAATCCCCGAAATCAAAAGAAGCACAAGGGGAAAGGCATTGACAAGGAGTTTCGAAATTTGAGTAAACATAGTTAAATTTAAGAAATAAAGTCCGCCTAACTTTGGTTTAAGTATTCGGTTAACGCCTTTTTCACCCGGGCCACATGTTCTTCTTCAATGGCTATATGAGGAGCCATTCGTAACCGGCCCAGTCGCACCGCTGTTGTGATTTTTCTTTGTTTTAAAAAAGCCTGGATGGCTTCCGGTTGGAATTTGGACGGATCTTTATGGCCTGTGATGGCAAGGATCCCTGTTTTTATTTGGGGAAATGCATCTGATTCTAAAGTAAATCCGAGATCATGAATTGCTTCCTTAAACATTCCTGCCACTTCATAAATCCGTTCCCTAACCCGAGAAAACCCAAGAGTTGATAACATCTTTAGAGAGGCATAAAAATAAATCCAATCATTGAAATTGATAGTACTTTGTTCAAATTGGTCGGCAGCAGGTTTCCATTCGTCCCGATAAGGGAAATAGTTGGAATCGTTGACGACACTGGCCTGGCCTTTAAAGATGAGTTTGAATCCTTTGGATTCTTCTTTAGATAAATACACAACTCCCAAACCCAATGGTCCAAGTAACCACTTCCAGGCGGCAAAAGCACAAAATGCCACTTTCAATTTCCCAAAATCGAGAGGGATATGACCTACCGCTTGGCTTCCGTCAATCACGAGTTTGGTGGAGCTTGTTTCACAAAGTTTGGAAACGGCTTCCATATCAAAAACCACTCCCGTACACCAATGAACAGGCGATAGGCTAAGAATGTATACATCCCCTTTACCTAATTCGGTTTTGAGATTTGTTAAAAATTCATCGGGGGTTTTTCCCACTGGGATAAAATCTAAACCAACTCCCTTATCTTTCCAATGTTCCCAAGGATATACATTACTAGGGTATTCATTTTCCAAAACAAGGATTCGTTTTCCCTTGGGGATTTGAATGCTATGAGAATAAAGATTCATCCCCTCACTTGTGTTATGCACAATCCCAATTTCCGATGGATCACAATTTAGAATTTCTGAAATATAACCTTTGATTTTGGACTTAATCACAGGTTCTGCAAAACTGGGGGCAAAAATCCCATACCTTGCATATTCCTGAAAGTAGAGATTCATCATATCGATGGCATAAGTAGAAACAGGGGTGGTCCCACAATAATTCAACCAAACGGAATCATTTTGTACGGGAAAATACTGGGAGATCCCTTTCCATTGGGAAAAGGTAGGAAACGATGGAAGTTCGGATGGATTCAGAGACATGCAAAAATAGAAATATCTGAAGCGACAGAAGAGAAAAGTAAAAAAAAATGGGACCGTGCTCTCTTCTCGGATTTATCTCTCTCGGTCGGCGTTTAGCCACAATATTGCCCTCTTTCGAAAGCTGATTGGACCCAAAACCAAGTTTACTGCCATTATCAAATCAAATGCTTATGGGCACGGCCTTCTTGCAACAGCCTCCATCGCTCTGGATGCAGGTGCCGATTATTTGGGAGTCAATTCCTTAGAAGAAGCCCTTTCCATTCGGCGCGTTTTTCCAAAAGCCACAGTTTTGATTATGGGGAGCATTCCTGATCTGAAAGAAAGAAAGGAATCATTGGCAGATGAAAATTTTTGGGTTATGGTCTCTCGGGTGGTAGAAATGGAAATTCTCTCCAAACTTTCCCCTACACCCAAAATCCATCTGAAAGTGGACACAGGGATGTCTAGGCTTGGAATTCCCGCAAGCGATGCGGATGCTCTTGCCAAAGAAATTTTCGAAAAAAAACTCCCTCTTTCGGGAATCGCCACCCACTTTGCCAGCACAGAAGATTTTACAGAACATAGTTATTCCATGTTACAACTGAGTAAGTTTCAAGATACGATCGACACATTCGCTAAACACGGGTTTATCGATCTTATTTGCCATTGCGCCTCGTCTGCATCTGCTATGTTATTTTCAGAAGCAAGGATGGATTTGGTTCGTGTGGGAATTTCTCTCTATGGACTTTGGCCAAGTCTTGAAACAAAACTGTCCCTTTCTCTTATGAAAAAAGATGTGGGGATGTTAAAACCAGCTCTCAGTTGGAGAACCCAAATCCAACATATTCAAAATCTAAGCCAAGGTACATTTATTGGCTACGGATCTACTTATAAAACCACACATGATACAAAATTGGCAGTGGTTCCCGTCGGATACTATGAGGGACTGGATCGGAAACTTTCGAATCATGGTTATATGCTCATTCGTGGGGAACGAGCCAAAATTTTAGGTCGGATTTGTATGAATATGACAATGCTTGATATCACACATATCCCTGATGCAAAACTAGGTGATGATGTTGTCATTTTGGGTAAGTCAGGAAATGAATTCATTTCCGCAGATGATCATGCCGCTTGGACTGGGACCATTAACTACGAAGTGGTAACAAGAATTTTGGGATCGTTTCCCCGTATTATTGAAGACTAGAGGATTTTATGTCAGAGAGACAAATTTATAATTGGAAAAATCATAGATTAACCTACGTGAAACATAAATCACTCAATCCGAAGGCCAAAGAAACCATTGTCCTTATTGGTGGTTGGTGTTCTGCTGCTGGGTATTGGGGTCTTAACATACCTTTTTTTCGCCAGTTCGGAGATGTCATTGAACTAGACTTAGTTGGTCATTATCCTGCAGAAATTATTGATCAAAAAAAAGGTTTAACCCTCCAAGACTTTTTAGAAACACAGGCACAAGGAATTTGGGCTTCGGCTGGAGAAAAAGACATCACATTAGTTGGTCATTCGACAGGTGGGATGGCAGTCCTTGCCATCGCTTCCCTTTTCCCACAAAAAATCAAACAAGTGATTTCCATTGCTCCCTATGTCCACGGACCCGTACCTGGAATTTTAAAAATTGGTGTGATGGGACTCCGCGCCAACTTGGGTACTTTTTTTGACTTTGGATTCAAAATTGGAAAGGCCCTTCCCAAAGCCTTACAAATCGGATTTTCCTATGGAGTGTATGATTCGAGAGCCTTCCATGCCCGCGAAGACATCAAACAATTTTTAAAAGATTACAATCCACAATTTGAATGTTTGAATCCAAGACAAATCCTAATGATCCTAGAAATGTTAGATAGAACCGATATTCGTCCCCTAGTCTTTGGAAATCAAGTTCCTACACTCATTATGCGAGGAGAAGAGGATCCGATCATTCCAGGAAAAGATGTAATGGAACTGGAAAGAACCACACCTCATGTCAAAGCAGTGTTGTTTTCTGAATGCGGACATTTTGTACACATGGAAAAACAACAGGCAGCGGAAAAAGTTATGAAAGATTTTATTCTTATGAAAAAGGTCTCTTCCACAAAGAAATCCTTTTTCTAAAATAAACGGTGGTTCAAACTGGGAAGTTGATTTCTAATTTCGCTTAACTTTTGTAAGTCGATTTCTGCAATCGCAAAACCTTCTGTATTGTGAATCTCATCTAAAATTTCCCCCCAAGGCGAAATGATGAGAGAATGGCCAAAGGTTTTTCGGTTCCCATGTGGATCGTGGACTCCCGTCTGTCCCGGTGCTATGACATACATAAAATTTTCAATGGCACGAGCCCGTAGGAGTACATGCCAATGTGCCTCCCCTGTGGGAACGGTAAAGGCTGCGGGTAAAAAACAAAGTTCGACTCCTTTTTCGGAGAGAGCACGAAAAAGTTCTGGAAAACGAAGGTCATAACAAATGGCGGAAGAAATTTTTCCGTATTCTGTTTGGATGACATCGGGAACCTTTCCCCCACTTTCCGTAGAATTGGATTCGCTATAATTAAATCCATCACCTACCACAGCGTTGAATAAATGAGCTTTATGATACCGAAACACTTCTTTTCCTTCAGGGTCTCTCATACTAGCGGTATTGTAGACCTTTCCTGTTGGTGCTTGGGTAGGAAAACCTCCTCCTAGAAGATAGATCCCCAGGTCTTTGGCTGTTTCTTGTAAAAAAACATTTGTTTCTTCTTCGATTTGCCCCAGAAGATTTTTTTTCTCAGCTTCACTTCCCATAAAGGAAAAATTTTCGGGAAGACCAATGACCTTGGCACCAGCACTTGCCGCCTCCTCTACAAGTTGCCTACACTTAGTTAGGTTATTTGAGACTCTTGCTGTACTTGTGACTTGCACTGCGGCGGCTTTAAATTTCATTATCATAAATGAGGACTTTTATGAACCACCATTCTGAAAAAATCAATCATATCTTGGAAGCACTTCCCTATTTGATCAAATATTCTGGAAAAACCATTGTCATCAAATACGGCGGGGCGGCGATGGTGGAAGAAGAATTAAAAGCATCTTTTGCTGAAGATATTGTACTTCTAAAATATTTAGGAATCAATCCAGTTGTGGTTCACGGTGGTGGACCAGAAATTAATGCCCTAATCAAATCTCTCAATCTCAATACACAGTTCATTCGTGGACATCGGGTGACTGACGAAGCCACTATGGAAGTGGTGGAGATGGTTCTTACAGGAAAAGTAAACAAACAAATTGTTTCTCTCATCCAAGAAAAAGGTGGAAAACCAGTGGGTCTCTCTGGAAAAGATGGGGGGCTTGCTATCGCTGAAAAATATCTGATGGAAGTGGAAGCAGAAGATGGGAAGGTACAAAAAGTAGATTTGGGCCTTGTGGGTGAAGTGACTGAAGTTGATTCCAATATTTTACTCACCTTACAACGAGAAGGTTTTATACCTATTATCTCACCTGTTGCCATGTCAAAAGAGGGACAAACATTAAACATCAATGCAGATACAATGGCTGGGGCTATAGCAGAAGCACTTCATGCAGACAAACTCATTTTACTCACTGACACACCCGGCATCCTTATTGATGGCCAATTGGTAACCGGTCTCAAAAAAGCTGATATACAAGGACATATAAAAAGTGGACAGATCTCTGGTGGCATGATACCAAAAGTAGAGTGTTGTTTGCGTGCGATTGACTCTGGAGTCAAAAGAGCGCACATCATTGACGGACGTGTTGCCCATTCGGTCTTAATTGAAATTTTGACCAACCAAGGGATTGGAAGTTTGATCGAACAAGGATAGATTCGGATGCCTACAAAACTACTGACATTAGGTCTGATTTCAGACATTACAAGCCGTATCAACTCTCATGAAGATTTGGACACACTACTTAGCGAAATCATGGGAATCACTCGGGATGTTCTTCAAACGGAAGGTTCTTCCCTACTTCTGTATGATAAAGAAAATGATCAGTTAGTTTTTAATACCACCAGTGGATTAAAAGAGGAATCACTTGCACACCTAACAGTTCCTAGGGGAAAAGGGATTGCAGGTATGGTGCTCGAAACTCTCAAACCAGAAATTGTAAACGATGCCGCAAACGATCCAAGGATTTTTAAGGCCATTGACCAAAAAGTGGGCTATGTCACGAGGAACTTACTTTGTGTACCTATGGTTGCTCAAGGAGAAGTACAAGGTGTACTGGAAGCAGTCAACTCTCTCGACAATCGTGATTTTAATCATACCGATATTAAAATTTTAAAATATCTTTCTAACTTAGCAGCCATTGCCGTCAAAAATCGCCTTCTGATCGATAGCCTTAATTTAAGA comes from Leptospira bandrabouensis and encodes:
- a CDS encoding DUF4442 domain-containing protein; translated protein: MRHREILLEYKVHPLWQFLEQTYGFEQAFRMFKPYEGANILPRLVDKNTMVVSMPLILSNTNYVGTHFGGSLYSMCDPFFMFLLMMNLGKDYMVWDKGAKIDFVKPGEGTVTATFHIPNSEFEDIKEFLKKEKKTVRTYETEVVGEDGKTVAKITKDLYIRRLV
- a CDS encoding TraR/DksA family transcriptional regulator, with the translated sequence MPKPAAKSSSSEKGVDKKFIEEVRELLQEKKESLLIKLNQWEDTSSPSGLKEMGDIADIASELNSEALTSVLTENEIETLREIELALEKIENGTYGICEGTKKKIPLARLKAIPWTRFTVEFAEQMAKSRNRAGGYRMDSLSAYPVTGMDVDSLD
- the rpmG gene encoding 50S ribosomal protein L33, with product MREIIKLTCVPCAIPGRSNYFQTKNKKTKSEKLVTKKYCKFCKSHTDHKETKV
- a CDS encoding bile acid:sodium symporter family protein yields the protein MFTQISKLLVNAFPLVLLLISGIGFVFPEKIIWFQGPWITYSLGAIMLGMGLTLEAEDFIRILKQPKPILIGTVLQYTIMPILGYSLGYLFQLPQAFAVGLILVSCCPGGTASNVITFLSKADVPLSVTLTSVSTILGILMTPFLVAILIGSRLEIDRLGLVFTTFQVILVPVALGLFLKSLFPKLTREVQDFFPVLSVLLIAMIVASIIASGKETILNSDFRIFFAVILLHLGGFGFGGIFSWYLTKNAKTSKTISIEVGMQNSGLGAVLARTHFLDPNTAIPSALSSLTHSLLGSLFATYFRKEQKKPSIVD
- a CDS encoding aminotransferase class V-fold PLP-dependent enzyme, whose amino-acid sequence is MSLNPSELPSFPTFSQWKGISQYFPVQNDSVWLNYCGTTPVSTYAIDMMNLYFQEYARYGIFAPSFAEPVIKSKIKGYISEILNCDPSEIGIVHNTSEGMNLYSHSIQIPKGKRILVLENEYPSNVYPWEHWKDKGVGLDFIPVGKTPDEFLTNLKTELGKGDVYILSLSPVHWCTGVVFDMEAVSKLCETSSTKLVIDGSQAVGHIPLDFGKLKVAFCAFAAWKWLLGPLGLGVVYLSKEESKGFKLIFKGQASVVNDSNYFPYRDEWKPAADQFEQSTINFNDWIYFYASLKMLSTLGFSRVRERIYEVAGMFKEAIHDLGFTLESDAFPQIKTGILAITGHKDPSKFQPEAIQAFLKQRKITTAVRLGRLRMAPHIAIEEEHVARVKKALTEYLNQS
- the alr gene encoding alanine racemase — translated: MLSSRIYLSRSAFSHNIALFRKLIGPKTKFTAIIKSNAYGHGLLATASIALDAGADYLGVNSLEEALSIRRVFPKATVLIMGSIPDLKERKESLADENFWVMVSRVVEMEILSKLSPTPKIHLKVDTGMSRLGIPASDADALAKEIFEKKLPLSGIATHFASTEDFTEHSYSMLQLSKFQDTIDTFAKHGFIDLICHCASSASAMLFSEARMDLVRVGISLYGLWPSLETKLSLSLMKKDVGMLKPALSWRTQIQHIQNLSQGTFIGYGSTYKTTHDTKLAVVPVGYYEGLDRKLSNHGYMLIRGERAKILGRICMNMTMLDITHIPDAKLGDDVVILGKSGNEFISADDHAAWTGTINYEVVTRILGSFPRIIED
- a CDS encoding alpha/beta fold hydrolase, with protein sequence MSERQIYNWKNHRLTYVKHKSLNPKAKETIVLIGGWCSAAGYWGLNIPFFRQFGDVIELDLVGHYPAEIIDQKKGLTLQDFLETQAQGIWASAGEKDITLVGHSTGGMAVLAIASLFPQKIKQVISIAPYVHGPVPGILKIGVMGLRANLGTFFDFGFKIGKALPKALQIGFSYGVYDSRAFHAREDIKQFLKDYNPQFECLNPRQILMILEMLDRTDIRPLVFGNQVPTLIMRGEEDPIIPGKDVMELERTTPHVKAVLFSECGHFVHMEKQQAAEKVMKDFILMKKVSSTKKSFF
- a CDS encoding carbon-nitrogen hydrolase family protein, yielding MKFKAAAVQVTSTARVSNNLTKCRQLVEEAASAGAKVIGLPENFSFMGSEAEKKNLLGQIEEETNVFLQETAKDLGIYLLGGGFPTQAPTGKVYNTASMRDPEGKEVFRYHKAHLFNAVVGDGFNYSESNSTESGGKVPDVIQTEYGKISSAICYDLRFPELFRALSEKGVELCFLPAAFTVPTGEAHWHVLLRARAIENFMYVIAPGQTGVHDPHGNRKTFGHSLIISPWGEILDEIHNTEGFAIAEIDLQKLSEIRNQLPSLNHRLF
- the argB gene encoding acetylglutamate kinase encodes the protein MNHHSEKINHILEALPYLIKYSGKTIVIKYGGAAMVEEELKASFAEDIVLLKYLGINPVVVHGGGPEINALIKSLNLNTQFIRGHRVTDEATMEVVEMVLTGKVNKQIVSLIQEKGGKPVGLSGKDGGLAIAEKYLMEVEAEDGKVQKVDLGLVGEVTEVDSNILLTLQREGFIPIISPVAMSKEGQTLNINADTMAGAIAEALHADKLILLTDTPGILIDGQLVTGLKKADIQGHIKSGQISGGMIPKVECCLRAIDSGVKRAHIIDGRVAHSVLIEILTNQGIGSLIEQG